The proteins below come from a single Benincasa hispida cultivar B227 chromosome 4, ASM972705v1, whole genome shotgun sequence genomic window:
- the LOC120076149 gene encoding uncharacterized protein LOC120076149: protein MTSVAISLLGVDKLTDENYTSWKNTINTVLVINNIKLVLMKDCPPVLGHTASRNVHDAYEKWIKANDKALVYILASLTEVLAKKHKTTITTPEIMESLHGMLGQQSSQLKHDASSSSSTLGRMRDHLLRNMFLI, encoded by the coding sequence ATGACTAGTGTTGCTATTTCATTGCTTGGTGTCGACAAACTAACTGACGAAAATTATACTAGctggaaaaatacaataaatactGTCTTGGTCATCAACAACATAAAACTTGTCCTAATGAAGGATTGTCCTCCAGTCCTTGGACACACTGCATCACGAAATGTTCATGATGCCTATGAAAAATGGATCAAGGCCAATGATAAAGCTCTAGTCTACATTTTGGCAAGCTTaactgaagtcttggccaaaaagcatAAGACCACGATCACTACAcctgagatcatggagtcattACATGGGATGCTTGGACAACAATCCTCACAACTCAAGCATGATGcctcaagttcatcttcaacgcTAGGAAGAATGAGGGATCATCTGTTAAGGAACATGTTCTTAatatga